The proteins below are encoded in one region of Helianthus annuus cultivar XRQ/B chromosome 2, HanXRQr2.0-SUNRISE, whole genome shotgun sequence:
- the LOC110927164 gene encoding serine/threonine-protein phosphatase PP2A catalytic subunit translates to MSLDPVMQRVTHNVDEHISQLMECKPLSEQEVRSLCDKAKEILMQESNVQPVKSPVTICGDIHGQFHDLAELFRIGGKCPDTNYLFMGDYVDRGYYSVETVTLLVALKVRYPQRITILRGNHESRQITQVYGFYDECLRKYGSANVWKTFTDLFDYFPLTALVESEIFCLHGGLSPSIETLDSIRNFDRVQEVPHEGPMCDLLWSDPDDRCGWGISPRGAGYTFGQDISEQFNHTNSLKLIARAHQLVMEGFNWGHEQKVVTIFSAPNYCYRCGNMASILEVDDCKGHTFIQFEPAPRRGEPDVTRRTPDYFL, encoded by the exons ATGAGCTTGGATCCAGTTATGCAGCGTGTTACTCACAATGTTGATGAACATATCTCGCAGCTCATGGAGTGCAAACCCTTGTCTGAACAGGAG GTTAGGTCATTATGTGATAAGGCGAAGGAGATCCTGATGCAAGAAAGCAACGTGCAG CCGGTTAAAAGCCCTGTCACAATCTGCGGGGATATTCACGGGCAATTTCACGATCTTGCAGAGCTTTTTCGGATCGGTGGGAAG TGTCCGGATACAAATTATTTATTCATGGGAGATTACGTTGATCGTGGTTATTACTCGGTTGAAACAGTGACG CTTTTGGTGGCCCTCAAAGTGCGTTATCCACAAAGAATTACTATTTTACGAGGAAACCATGAAAGTCGCCAG ATCACTCAAGTTTATGGGTTTTACGATGAATGCTTAAGAAA ATACGGTAGTGCTAATGTGTGGAAGACGTTTACCGATCTATTTGATTATTTCCCCCTAACTGCATTG GTTGAATCGGAAATTTTTTGTCTTCATGGTGGATTATCCCCTTCAATCGAAACACTTGATAGTATAAGGAATTTTGACCGCGTTCAAGAAGTGCCCCATGAGGGGCCCATGTGTGATCTTTTATGGTCCGATCCCGATGACCGTTGTGGTTGGGGTATTTCACCTCGGGGTGCCGGATATACATTTGGTCAA GATATATCTGAGCAATTTAATCATACAAACAGCTTAAAGCTAATTGCTAGAGCACACCAGCTGGTTATGGAAGGATTTAACTGGGGTCAC GAACAAAAGGTGGTGACAATCTTTAGCGCACCTAATTATTGTTACCGTTGTGGGAATATGGCTTCGATTCTTGAAGTAGACGATTGCAAGGGTCACACTTTCATTCAG TTTGAACCGGCCCCAAGGAGGGGAGAGCCGGACGTGACACGTAGGACACCGGATTATTTCCTATGA